One genomic region from Leptospira tipperaryensis encodes:
- a CDS encoding queuosine precursor transporter — MPLSKPLKLFIALNAFFLTFLILAEVTGSKLFVSFGFTLTMGVIPFPVTFIVTDLLNEYYGRKGVRFTTLVGMVMIFVAYFLLMLDMRIPAAANSPVDDHSFNIVFGNSGKIIIGSIVAYLVGQLIDIQIFHFLRVKTKNKYIWLRATGSTIVSQLVDSFVVIYIALSGGKLSFEELNQISTNNFIYKCGVAVAITPLIYGAHKFIDWYLGAEAEKMILAATKEGRSDVEPISPG; from the coding sequence ATGCCTCTCTCGAAACCTCTGAAATTATTTATCGCCTTAAACGCATTCTTTCTCACGTTTCTGATTCTTGCTGAAGTAACGGGTTCTAAACTTTTTGTCTCTTTCGGATTTACGCTCACGATGGGAGTAATCCCCTTTCCTGTGACGTTTATCGTAACCGATCTTTTAAACGAATATTACGGCCGTAAAGGTGTGCGTTTTACGACTCTCGTTGGAATGGTCATGATCTTTGTGGCGTATTTTCTATTGATGTTGGATATGCGGATTCCAGCGGCTGCCAATTCTCCGGTAGACGATCATTCCTTCAATATTGTCTTTGGGAATTCGGGAAAGATCATCATAGGTTCGATCGTAGCTTATCTGGTCGGTCAGCTCATTGATATTCAGATCTTTCACTTTCTAAGAGTTAAAACCAAGAACAAATATATCTGGCTTCGTGCGACCGGTTCTACGATCGTTTCTCAACTCGTGGATTCCTTTGTGGTGATCTATATCGCCTTGAGCGGTGGAAAGCTGAGCTTTGAAGAATTGAATCAAATTTCTACGAATAACTTTATCTACAAATGTGGAGTTGCCGTTGCTATTACCCCGCTTATCTACGGAGCTCATAAATTCATCGATTGGTATTTGGGAGCGGAAGCCGAAAAGATGATTTTGGCCGCGACAAAAGAAGGCAGATCCGATGTGGAACCGATTTCACCGGGTTGA
- a CDS encoding NADPH-dependent 2,4-dienoyl-CoA reductase — translation MKYSEIFQPIQLGSITLPHRVIMGSMHLGLEGMPMTAERMIAFYGRRFDGGACFITTGGISVNHEGKGSNIFFNFQKEEDCKELSIVANALKPKGVFCAQLFHAGRYAYHRELVAPSPLRAPINRFIPKALTEEEAWRTIEDFGDSAVKAREVGFGAIEIMGSEGYLVNQFFSPVTNQREDFFGGTPEKRMNFAIEVMKNVRKKVGKDYPVVYRMSGIDLIPGNPTFEEVVTLAEKLKENGADALNIGIGWHESRIPTISMLVPRGAWAKISGKIKEKVKDIPIIASNRVNMPETMSRILKNHEADLLSMARPFLADPDILNKIKADQEERVNTCIACNQACLDHTFKEQMVSCLVNPSANRELEISKWKNAEKKHVVVIGSGPGGLESARISAIRGHKVTVLEASDKIGGQLNLAAQIPGKSEFFETIRYFKNELKNLGVEIQFGHQATLDSILALKPDAVIFATGVKPREFSLPGIEKKKTASYADYLSGKFTPGKKVAVIGGGGIGCDVAHKLTEEEAPTIDSYFHKYNVMSYTKAQIQPEKSDRKVSIFRRSGKIGSGLGATTAWALLQELESKEVGFYTSLSYKEVTDKGLVVETKKDGPVTIECDSIILCAGQLSEVSLYEEFKQKVSNIPTFLIGGAKDASGIDAKRAMLEGFEAALTIGVN, via the coding sequence ATGAAATATTCAGAAATTTTTCAACCGATCCAACTCGGTTCGATCACCCTTCCTCACAGAGTAATCATGGGATCCATGCACTTAGGACTTGAAGGAATGCCAATGACCGCAGAAAGAATGATTGCCTTCTACGGAAGAAGGTTCGACGGCGGGGCTTGTTTTATAACCACCGGAGGAATCTCCGTCAATCACGAAGGAAAAGGGTCCAATATCTTCTTTAACTTTCAAAAAGAAGAAGATTGTAAAGAACTCTCGATCGTAGCGAACGCGCTCAAACCGAAAGGAGTCTTCTGCGCCCAACTCTTCCACGCGGGAAGATATGCCTATCACAGAGAACTCGTAGCTCCTTCCCCTCTGAGAGCGCCGATCAATCGTTTTATTCCGAAAGCCCTTACGGAAGAGGAAGCGTGGAGAACCATCGAAGATTTCGGAGATTCGGCAGTCAAAGCCCGAGAAGTGGGATTTGGTGCGATCGAAATCATGGGAAGCGAAGGATACTTAGTAAACCAATTCTTCTCACCCGTTACCAATCAAAGAGAGGACTTCTTCGGAGGAACTCCCGAAAAGAGAATGAACTTCGCGATCGAAGTGATGAAGAACGTCCGCAAAAAAGTAGGAAAGGATTATCCCGTCGTCTACCGTATGTCCGGAATCGATCTCATCCCCGGTAACCCAACCTTTGAAGAAGTCGTTACACTCGCCGAGAAACTCAAAGAAAACGGAGCCGATGCATTGAACATCGGAATCGGATGGCACGAATCTCGAATTCCAACGATCTCGATGCTCGTCCCAAGAGGAGCCTGGGCGAAAATATCAGGAAAGATCAAAGAAAAAGTCAAGGACATCCCGATCATCGCGTCCAACCGAGTGAACATGCCGGAAACCATGTCTCGGATTCTCAAGAATCACGAAGCGGACCTCTTGAGTATGGCGCGACCTTTTTTAGCGGACCCCGATATTCTCAACAAAATCAAAGCCGATCAGGAAGAAAGAGTCAATACTTGTATCGCCTGCAATCAAGCCTGCTTAGATCATACTTTCAAAGAGCAGATGGTTTCTTGTCTTGTAAATCCATCCGCAAACCGCGAATTGGAAATCAGCAAATGGAAGAATGCGGAAAAGAAACACGTAGTCGTCATCGGCTCTGGACCTGGCGGTCTCGAATCCGCAAGAATCAGCGCGATCCGTGGACACAAGGTTACAGTCTTGGAAGCTTCGGATAAGATCGGCGGACAACTCAATCTCGCAGCACAAATCCCCGGTAAATCGGAATTCTTTGAAACGATTCGTTACTTTAAAAACGAGCTCAAAAATCTCGGAGTGGAAATTCAATTCGGTCACCAAGCAACGTTAGACAGCATTCTCGCCCTCAAGCCGGACGCGGTGATCTTTGCAACCGGAGTCAAACCGAGAGAATTTTCCCTTCCCGGAATTGAAAAAAAGAAAACCGCATCTTACGCGGACTATCTTTCCGGAAAATTTACGCCCGGTAAAAAAGTAGCCGTCATCGGAGGCGGAGGAATCGGATGCGACGTCGCCCATAAACTCACCGAAGAAGAAGCGCCAACGATCGATTCTTACTTTCATAAATACAACGTAATGTCTTATACAAAAGCGCAGATCCAACCCGAAAAATCGGATCGTAAAGTTTCCATCTTCCGAAGATCGGGAAAGATCGGTTCAGGACTCGGCGCCACAACTGCTTGGGCCCTTCTCCAAGAATTAGAATCAAAAGAAGTCGGTTTTTATACTTCTCTCAGTTATAAGGAAGTTACCGACAAGGGTCTCGTCGTAGAAACTAAAAAGGACGGCCCTGTGACGATCGAGTGTGATTCGATCATTCTCTGTGCGGGTCAGTTGAGTGAAGTTTCTCTCTACGAAGAATTCAAACAAAAGGTTTCGAATATTCCGACGTTCCTCATCGGAGGAGCAAAGGACGCTTCCGGGATCGACGCAAAACGCGCGATGTTGGAAGGATTCGAAGCCGCACTCACTATCGGAGTAAACTAA
- a CDS encoding FKBP-type peptidyl-prolyl cis-trans isomerase, with product MKTRVITFHYTLHDTEGNLIDSSEGKAPLSYMEGVGHIISGLEEEMKKMSTGEKKRISVEAENAYGLKDPDLIFDVPRSQFPPNEDLQVGMMFQTDEPDKVFTITELQDESVIVDGNHPLAGINLVFDVELTEIREATDEEVSHGHVHGEGGHHHH from the coding sequence ATGAAAACTAGAGTGATTACTTTTCATTACACCCTTCACGATACAGAAGGCAATCTGATCGATTCTTCCGAGGGCAAGGCACCCCTTTCTTATATGGAGGGCGTCGGTCATATTATTTCTGGGCTGGAAGAGGAAATGAAAAAGATGTCAACCGGTGAGAAAAAAAGAATCAGTGTAGAAGCAGAAAATGCCTACGGCTTAAAAGATCCCGATTTGATCTTCGATGTTCCGAGATCACAATTTCCTCCGAACGAGGATCTACAAGTTGGAATGATGTTTCAAACCGACGAACCGGACAAAGTTTTTACAATCACCGAACTCCAAGACGAATCCGTCATCGTCGATGGAAATCATCCTCTCGCGGGTATCAACCTCGTATTCGACGTAGAACTTACTGAGATTCGGGAAGCAACCGACGAAGAGGTTTCTCACGGACACGTTCACGGAGAAGGTGGACATCACCACCACTAG
- a CDS encoding 2-isopropylmalate synthase, translating to MATEDQKDYVRIFDTTLRDGEQCPGAAMTENEKLEIAAQLATMKVDIIEAGFPVSSPVQFQAVERIARETEGPIIAALARAMRADIESASKALQPAKKRRIHTFIASSRIHMKFKLGKEPKEVLKMAIEAVRLCKEFVEDVEFSPEDATRSEPEFLRELCEAVIEAGATTINIPDTVGYTTPAEYGNLFKFLIMNVRGAEKAIFSAHCHNDLGLATANSLAAVQNGARQIECTINGIGERAGNTAMEEVVMAMRTRKDTLGIQTRIKTEEIARASYLVKTITGMLVQPNKAIVGANAFAHESGIHQDGVIKHRETYEIMKPETVGLSSNRMVLGRHSGRAGFKDRIVKLGFSPQPEELEAAYQRFLEIADRKKEIYDEDIRALFSDETRKSTGDRYQLEGFTVSTGTKSTPTAGVRISIDGHVREESATGDGPVDAIYKAIQKTTGMDPEVSRLVISPVTEGQDAMAEASVTLEYKGERVVGKGSSTDIIEACSRAYISALNRL from the coding sequence ATGGCAACAGAAGATCAGAAAGATTACGTTCGAATTTTTGATACTACTCTTCGGGACGGAGAACAATGCCCCGGAGCCGCGATGACTGAGAATGAAAAACTCGAGATCGCCGCGCAACTCGCAACGATGAAAGTCGATATCATTGAAGCGGGTTTCCCCGTTTCTTCCCCGGTTCAATTTCAAGCGGTAGAAAGAATTGCAAGAGAAACGGAAGGACCGATCATCGCGGCCCTCGCAAGAGCCATGAGAGCCGATATCGAATCCGCCTCGAAAGCCCTTCAACCGGCAAAAAAAAGAAGAATTCATACATTCATAGCATCTTCTCGGATTCACATGAAATTCAAATTGGGAAAAGAACCCAAAGAAGTTCTGAAGATGGCGATCGAAGCCGTCAGACTTTGTAAAGAGTTTGTGGAAGACGTTGAGTTTTCTCCGGAAGACGCAACCAGGAGCGAACCGGAATTCTTAAGAGAACTTTGCGAGGCAGTGATTGAAGCCGGCGCAACTACCATCAACATTCCGGATACGGTCGGTTATACGACGCCGGCGGAATACGGAAACCTATTCAAATTTTTGATTATGAATGTTAGGGGCGCCGAGAAAGCCATCTTCTCCGCTCACTGTCACAACGACCTTGGACTGGCAACTGCAAATTCTCTTGCGGCCGTTCAAAATGGAGCTCGTCAGATCGAATGTACGATCAATGGAATCGGAGAAAGAGCCGGAAACACCGCTATGGAAGAAGTCGTGATGGCGATGAGAACTCGAAAAGATACTTTAGGAATTCAGACTCGAATCAAGACGGAAGAAATCGCAAGAGCTTCTTATCTCGTAAAGACAATCACGGGAATGCTTGTTCAACCCAATAAGGCTATCGTCGGAGCCAACGCATTCGCTCACGAATCCGGTATTCATCAAGACGGTGTGATCAAACACAGAGAAACCTATGAGATCATGAAACCCGAAACGGTCGGACTTTCTTCTAATCGAATGGTTTTAGGAAGACACAGTGGAAGGGCCGGTTTCAAGGATAGAATCGTTAAGCTCGGTTTTTCTCCGCAACCGGAAGAATTGGAAGCCGCTTATCAGAGATTTTTAGAAATCGCTGATAGAAAAAAAGAGATCTATGACGAAGACATTCGCGCCCTTTTTTCGGATGAGACAAGAAAGTCCACTGGGGATCGTTATCAACTGGAAGGTTTTACGGTTTCTACGGGCACCAAAAGTACTCCGACCGCAGGTGTGAGAATCTCCATAGACGGTCACGTTCGAGAAGAATCCGCTACCGGGGATGGACCTGTCGATGCGATCTATAAAGCGATTCAAAAAACTACGGGGATGGATCCTGAAGTTTCCAGACTCGTTATTTCTCCAGTTACCGAGGGTCAGGATGCCATGGCAGAGGCTTCCGTAACTCTGGAATACAAGGGAGAGAGGGTTGTTGGAAAAGGGAGTTCTACTGATATTATAGAGGCTTGTTCCCGAGCTTATATTTCGGCCCTCAACCGACTTTAG
- a CDS encoding LIC14007 family protein, whose product MKIYSGAFTSLRVEQPPLFVTKNGLKRKISVQEPQKVLEKSIAYSLEKNVLLISYTLLLDHTGDSRIAENSYLRFSERFRETFTQDSWFFLSNRIETFLKEYEQTKLDFQYESEF is encoded by the coding sequence ATGAAAATCTATTCCGGCGCCTTTACTTCTCTCAGAGTGGAACAACCTCCTTTATTCGTTACCAAGAACGGACTCAAAAGAAAGATCTCCGTCCAAGAACCGCAAAAGGTTCTGGAAAAATCCATTGCCTACAGTTTAGAAAAAAATGTTCTTCTGATTTCCTATACACTTCTTTTGGATCATACCGGCGACAGTCGAATCGCGGAAAATAGCTATCTAAGATTCTCCGAAAGATTCAGAGAAACATTTACCCAAGACTCTTGGTTCTTTTTATCAAATCGAATCGAAACCTTTCTCAAAGAATACGAACAAACCAAATTGGATTTTCAGTATGAATCGGAATTCTGA
- a CDS encoding ATP-dependent helicase: MSWKEELNSAQLEAVLTQDGPVLVLAGAGTGKTKTIISRLAQLVSSGIPASSILLLTFTRKASREMILRASSLGDARCGEVQGGTFHSFCSSVLRRFAPVLGLSSDFTILDEADSLDVFQFLRGERDFGKTKTRFPSNETLVGIHSEIQNTGRILSDILEKDYPSFLQRSNDIIQIFEDYKIYKKERSLLDYDDLLFFTRDLLANHSGVRSALSERYRFVMVDEFQDTNKIQAHIACLLAAEHRNLMVVGDDAQCIYTFRGATVRGILDFPKIFENTKTIFLEKNYRSTPAILNLANAVLQNFSEKYEKFLFTDNENGPLPSVLQFTDELEEAEGIAEILLQKKEEGIPFKRMSVLFRAGWNSNQLELVLAKRNIPFVKFGGRKFIETAHIKDLLSFLKLLINPLDSVSWIRVLKLIPGIGNAKSNEILEKVRSSSGKMNALQEETSSNLKKYLSPLYHLYQKHSESKSEVKTITSDFIDYYRVLLEKNYDDSKRRSEDLDSVLGFALKYFSLSDFLSDLTMDHASLSLEKINPDNSETDLLNLSTVHSAKGLEFDLVFVLNATEGSFPSSRNTDTEEERRLFYVAITRARKELYLTRPSLAQSRSGPYYTKLSRFLSEIPSPEKVYELKLVSTKSVPKSELGASAGSAGGKNVSESFSRIQDYFGN; the protein is encoded by the coding sequence ATGTCCTGGAAGGAAGAATTAAATTCAGCTCAATTGGAAGCTGTCCTTACCCAGGACGGACCGGTGCTCGTCCTAGCGGGCGCCGGAACCGGTAAAACAAAAACCATTATCAGCCGGCTTGCACAGCTGGTTTCTTCCGGAATTCCCGCCTCTTCCATTTTACTTCTTACCTTCACACGAAAAGCATCGAGAGAGATGATTCTCAGAGCATCTTCTTTAGGAGACGCGCGTTGTGGCGAAGTCCAAGGCGGAACCTTTCATTCTTTTTGTAGCTCCGTGCTCCGAAGGTTCGCGCCCGTCCTTGGACTTTCCTCGGATTTTACAATCTTAGACGAAGCCGATTCCTTAGACGTATTTCAGTTTTTAAGAGGCGAAAGAGATTTCGGAAAGACAAAGACCCGTTTTCCGTCCAACGAAACCCTTGTCGGAATCCACAGCGAAATTCAAAATACGGGAAGAATCCTTTCGGATATATTAGAAAAAGATTATCCGTCTTTCCTACAAAGATCGAACGATATCATACAAATTTTCGAAGATTATAAAATTTATAAAAAGGAAAGATCCCTTTTGGATTACGATGATCTTCTTTTTTTCACACGGGATCTGCTCGCAAATCATTCCGGGGTTCGTTCCGCCCTTTCCGAGAGATATCGTTTTGTCATGGTGGATGAATTTCAGGATACGAATAAGATTCAAGCCCATATTGCCTGTCTTCTCGCGGCGGAACACCGAAATCTTATGGTGGTCGGAGACGACGCGCAGTGCATCTATACGTTTCGCGGCGCCACGGTCCGAGGAATATTAGATTTTCCTAAAATATTTGAAAATACAAAAACCATTTTTTTAGAGAAGAATTACCGAAGTACACCTGCGATTCTCAACCTCGCAAACGCAGTGCTTCAAAATTTTTCCGAAAAATACGAAAAATTCTTATTTACCGATAATGAAAACGGGCCTCTTCCTTCCGTGCTTCAATTTACGGACGAACTGGAAGAAGCGGAAGGGATCGCCGAAATCCTACTCCAAAAAAAAGAAGAAGGAATTCCTTTCAAACGGATGAGTGTTCTTTTTCGCGCGGGTTGGAATTCCAATCAACTCGAACTCGTATTAGCAAAACGAAATATCCCTTTCGTTAAATTCGGCGGAAGAAAATTTATCGAAACCGCGCATATCAAGGACTTACTTTCCTTCTTAAAACTTCTCATAAATCCTCTGGACTCCGTCTCTTGGATTCGAGTCTTAAAATTGATCCCAGGAATCGGAAACGCAAAATCAAACGAAATCTTAGAAAAGGTTCGAAGTTCTTCCGGAAAGATGAACGCGCTCCAGGAAGAAACGAGTTCCAATCTTAAAAAATATCTTTCACCACTTTATCATCTCTATCAAAAACATTCAGAGTCCAAATCGGAAGTAAAAACGATCACATCCGATTTTATCGATTACTACCGAGTCCTTTTGGAAAAAAATTACGACGATTCCAAACGTAGATCGGAAGATCTGGATTCCGTGCTTGGATTTGCTTTGAAGTATTTTTCTTTGTCCGATTTTCTCTCAGACCTAACCATGGATCACGCCTCTTTGAGTTTGGAAAAAATCAATCCGGACAATTCGGAAACCGATCTCTTAAACCTCTCTACGGTTCATTCCGCGAAAGGTCTGGAGTTTGATCTCGTATTCGTTTTGAACGCGACCGAAGGTTCTTTTCCCTCCAGCAGAAACACGGACACGGAAGAAGAGCGAAGACTTTTTTACGTGGCGATTACCCGTGCCAGAAAAGAACTCTATCTTACAAGGCCTTCTTTGGCTCAATCCAGATCCGGTCCTTATTATACGAAGTTGTCGCGTTTCTTAAGCGAAATCCCTTCTCCGGAAAAGGTTTATGAACTCAAACTTGTTTCCACAAAATCGGTTCCCAAATCGGAACTCGGTGCAAGCGCCGGCTCCGCCGGCGGGAAAAACGTTTCCGAATCGTTTTCCAGAATCCAAGACTATTTCGGAAACTGA
- a CDS encoding DUF1564 domain-containing protein, translated as MELLSLNSQEKINSVLIEGEMGTDSILIPFSRWNDLDLKERRILSRKLPYLLRRYTKYASSMKRLHWRAGKVKYNRGVGKMKKMSIRVNTGAWAMLGALAAAHGVSRCFLFNYMLWLDDIGVGDSIVETLNQGVPRFHGIYRMIWTLNLEKNRISRELDFEPNPLMGFSPFGFHTIPS; from the coding sequence ATGGAACTTCTTTCACTCAATTCTCAGGAAAAAATTAATTCGGTTTTGATAGAAGGGGAAATGGGAACGGATTCGATTCTTATCCCATTCTCGCGTTGGAATGATTTGGATTTGAAAGAAAGGAGAATTCTTTCGAGGAAATTACCTTATCTTCTGAGAAGATATACGAAGTATGCCTCTTCTATGAAGAGGCTTCACTGGAGGGCGGGAAAGGTTAAATACAATCGGGGCGTTGGAAAGATGAAGAAGATGAGTATTCGGGTAAACACTGGCGCTTGGGCGATGCTGGGGGCTTTGGCGGCGGCACACGGAGTGTCACGTTGTTTTCTATTTAATTATATGCTCTGGTTGGATGATATTGGAGTCGGGGATTCTATCGTAGAAACTTTAAACCAAGGAGTTCCTAGGTTTCACGGGATTTACAGAATGATCTGGACTCTAAATTTAGAGAAAAACCGAATCTCCAGAGAACTCGACTTCGAACCCAACCCTTTAATGGGCTTCTCCCCCTTCGGTTTTCATACGATTCCTTCCTAA
- a CDS encoding SpoIIE family protein phosphatase, producing MSSKFSPILIILSVLFLSCEPEFQPATNRDPVLDLSGDWEIETNTEEFSLALAPNRKSKKTVPVPSNLQKWIQSPNEGVLLRKKFFKSSEEPHFQSLCLGKISDQARVFLNGTELTEELFSQYQNSIPQGYDRTRIYRIPQSIVREENTVEVFVKPYFEYEFGILSGPISVGPSVAIWKEFYFSEIGGLLLFSSFLLIGGFFLFLSLREKLKNENFYFGLFLIFFSYYQISLSEFKYLTGLEILYLKKLEYTFLVFLFPLFCRFLTAILRKQRNRFQKILEMFSILLGVVFWFLPTVSDLDWTNRIFHQTLWVGYVGLSLKLILPNLKNRKDFRRILFGIFFLVACVGIDTLSERGNFSMIRLSGFGVSGFLFFLTLILADKFVGMKEKLKTWNLVLEEGIRKRTKELTQSLQEIKILKEQQDGDYFLITLLFQPFLSKEVKSDSANIEVYRKQYKRFQFKNRNYEIGGDVVLNETVLISGLEYQVLINADAMGKSLQGASGALIFCSIVKSFLQTPDYEFRSPENWLFLLYKNLQAVFESFDGSMLVSSILSLYRIETGDLFFLNCEHPPIVLLRNQRVSYLSEDLILRKIGFPNSELPVQVLHFSVLSGDTILFGSDGREDLFLPLETDPSQKQKTSSPELFLKTVQDSVPSLEILENRIRSFGELSDDLSFLKIQRTAGRIEIHSYLESDSYIRKGKEAIQRGELQRAASFYAKASILRPADFQLAKICLLLAKKTQNFKLIRLFSEKITLRSEGLFLKNPETGISRAVTKLSTEKRSEFGGKERKKAS from the coding sequence TTGTCTTCAAAATTCAGCCCTATTCTCATCATTCTTTCCGTCCTTTTCCTTTCTTGCGAACCGGAATTCCAACCGGCGACAAACCGGGATCCGGTCCTCGATCTTTCGGGAGATTGGGAAATCGAAACGAACACGGAAGAATTTTCCTTGGCCTTAGCGCCAAATCGCAAATCCAAAAAGACGGTCCCAGTTCCCTCCAACCTTCAAAAATGGATTCAATCGCCAAACGAAGGCGTTTTACTAAGAAAGAAATTTTTCAAATCCTCAGAAGAACCACACTTTCAAAGTCTTTGTTTAGGAAAGATCTCGGATCAGGCCCGGGTCTTTTTGAACGGAACCGAACTAACGGAAGAATTATTTTCTCAGTATCAAAATTCGATTCCTCAAGGTTATGATCGAACTCGAATCTATAGAATTCCGCAGTCGATTGTCCGAGAGGAAAACACAGTAGAAGTATTTGTAAAACCGTACTTCGAATACGAGTTTGGAATCCTTTCCGGTCCGATCAGCGTCGGGCCTTCGGTCGCCATTTGGAAAGAATTTTATTTCTCCGAGATAGGAGGACTTCTTTTGTTCTCCTCTTTTCTTTTGATCGGAGGATTCTTTTTGTTTCTTTCTCTGAGGGAAAAACTAAAAAACGAGAATTTTTATTTCGGCCTCTTTCTCATTTTCTTTTCGTACTATCAGATTTCCTTGAGCGAATTCAAATATCTCACCGGATTGGAAATTTTATACTTAAAGAAATTAGAATATACTTTTTTAGTCTTTTTGTTTCCTCTTTTTTGTAGATTCCTTACCGCGATATTGCGAAAGCAGAGAAATCGGTTCCAAAAAATCTTAGAAATGTTTTCCATTCTTCTCGGAGTTGTGTTTTGGTTTTTGCCAACCGTATCCGACTTGGACTGGACCAATCGTATCTTTCATCAAACGCTCTGGGTCGGCTATGTCGGGCTTTCTCTCAAACTGATTCTTCCCAACCTCAAAAACAGAAAGGATTTTAGAAGAATTCTTTTTGGAATTTTCTTTCTCGTTGCTTGCGTCGGAATCGACACACTTTCAGAAAGAGGAAATTTTTCGATGATTCGTCTTTCCGGCTTTGGAGTCAGCGGCTTCCTATTCTTTCTAACCTTGATTCTCGCTGATAAATTTGTAGGAATGAAGGAAAAACTTAAGACCTGGAACCTCGTTTTGGAAGAAGGAATCCGCAAGCGGACAAAGGAACTAACGCAGAGTCTTCAAGAAATCAAAATACTAAAAGAACAACAAGACGGAGATTACTTTCTTATCACCCTTCTCTTTCAGCCCTTTCTTTCCAAAGAAGTTAAAAGTGATTCGGCAAACATCGAAGTCTACAGAAAACAATACAAACGATTTCAATTTAAGAATCGAAACTATGAAATCGGAGGCGACGTGGTTCTAAACGAAACTGTTTTAATTTCCGGACTCGAATATCAGGTTCTGATCAACGCCGACGCAATGGGAAAATCTCTCCAAGGAGCAAGCGGGGCTCTGATCTTTTGTTCCATTGTAAAAAGCTTTTTACAAACGCCCGATTACGAATTTAGAAGTCCTGAGAATTGGCTTTTTCTGCTTTATAAAAATCTTCAAGCCGTTTTCGAATCTTTTGACGGAAGTATGCTCGTTTCATCCATTCTTTCCTTGTATAGAATCGAGACAGGAGATCTCTTTTTTCTCAATTGCGAACACCCGCCCATCGTACTCTTGCGAAATCAACGGGTAAGTTATCTTTCGGAGGATTTGATTCTTAGAAAGATTGGATTTCCGAATTCGGAACTTCCGGTGCAAGTGTTACATTTTTCCGTTTTGTCGGGAGATACGATTCTCTTTGGTTCCGACGGACGCGAGGATTTGTTTCTCCCTCTGGAAACAGATCCCTCTCAAAAGCAGAAGACTTCTTCTCCGGAACTGTTTCTCAAAACCGTCCAGGATTCCGTACCGAGTCTTGAAATTTTGGAGAATAGAATCCGAAGTTTTGGAGAACTCTCGGACGATCTGAGTTTTCTGAAAATACAAAGAACCGCCGGAAGAATCGAAATTCATTCCTATTTGGAAAGTGACTCTTATATTCGAAAGGGAAAGGAGGCGATTCAAAGAGGGGAATTGCAAAGGGCTGCTTCTTTCTACGCGAAAGCTTCGATTCTCCGCCCTGCAGATTTTCAGCTCGCGAAGATCTGTCTCCTTTTGGCAAAGAAAACCCAGAATTTCAAACTCATTCGACTTTTCTCGGAAAAGATAACTCTCCGGTCGGAAGGTTTGTTTCTGAAAAATCCCGAGACCGGAATTTCTCGGGCAGTCACAAAACTTTCCACGGAAAAGAGGTCGGAATTTGGAGGCAAAGAAAGAAAAAAAGCTTCATAA